In Arthrobacter citreus, a genomic segment contains:
- the glsA gene encoding glutaminase A, which produces MIPDKSAIAQAVQTAHADHANDSGGENASYIPYLASVDPSLFGVCVVTADGEAFEAGDAGFEFALESISKVFSMTLAMQSVGLPDFHDKVGADPTGEPFNSVIAVALHGDKPVSPLVNAGAMSTVSLIPADSPDERWKKILDMQSAFAGREIRISDAVNDSEQSTNFHNRAIAWLLYSGGTMYSDPMEACEVYTRQCSTLVTTRDLATMGATVAARGRNPVTGKQVFDASLVPPILAEMTMEGLYTASGDWAYKVGLPAKSGVGGGVLAIMPGTLAIAAFSPPLDPVGNSVRAQHAVAQVASALNLNIYNSTDFAQ; this is translated from the coding sequence ATGATCCCCGACAAGTCAGCGATAGCCCAGGCTGTCCAAACAGCCCACGCGGACCACGCGAATGACTCCGGCGGTGAGAACGCGAGCTACATTCCGTACCTGGCGTCCGTGGATCCCTCGCTGTTCGGCGTCTGCGTCGTGACGGCCGACGGCGAGGCGTTCGAGGCCGGGGACGCCGGCTTCGAGTTCGCCCTGGAGTCCATTTCCAAGGTCTTCTCCATGACTCTTGCCATGCAGAGTGTTGGCCTGCCGGACTTCCACGACAAAGTGGGGGCGGATCCCACCGGGGAGCCCTTCAATTCCGTCATTGCCGTGGCGCTGCACGGGGACAAACCGGTGTCGCCCCTGGTGAACGCCGGCGCCATGTCCACAGTGTCCCTGATTCCGGCCGATTCGCCGGATGAGCGCTGGAAGAAGATCCTGGACATGCAAAGCGCCTTTGCCGGACGCGAGATCAGGATCAGCGATGCCGTCAATGACTCCGAGCAGTCCACCAACTTCCATAACCGTGCCATTGCCTGGCTGCTGTACTCGGGCGGAACCATGTACTCGGATCCCATGGAAGCCTGCGAGGTGTACACCCGGCAGTGTTCCACTCTGGTCACCACCCGGGACCTGGCCACCATGGGTGCAACAGTGGCGGCCCGGGGGCGGAATCCCGTCACCGGAAAGCAGGTGTTTGATGCTTCCCTCGTTCCGCCGATCCTGGCGGAGATGACCATGGAGGGGCTGTACACCGCCTCCGGAGACTGGGCCTACAAAGTGGGACTGCCCGCCAAGAGCGGGGTGGGCGGCGGGGTGCTGGCCATCATGCCGGGCACCTTGGCCATCGCGGCCTTTTCTCCTCCGCTGGATCCGGTGGGCAACAGCGTCCGGGCGCAGCATGCCGTGGCCCAGGTGGCATCGGCGCTGAACCTGAACATCTACAACTCAACGGACTTCGCGCAGTAG
- the gadC gene encoding putative glutamine/gamma-aminobutyrate antiporter GadC — MSDSTASTGSSASTGSSSSGSSAPGSSDQARTAKAKQTAKITIGALAVMNIVAVVSLRGLPAEAEYGLSSIFYYVLAAVVFLIPVSLVAAELATGWPEQGGVFRWVGEAFGPRWAFVAMFMLFIEVSIWFPTVLTFGAVSLAYTGTDQNLDAQLSGNKAFVLAVVLVVYWLATFIAFRGAAAFSKVAQWGGIIGTIIPAAVLIVLGFSYYFAGNTPQIKMGWGELVPDFSNFSNVVLAASIFLFYAGMEMNAIHVKEVKNPTRDYPLAVLIAALGTVVIFVLGTLAIAFVVPQADINLTQSLLTSYNDMFEWAGIGWAGPIIAAMLLIGVLAGVVTWVAGPSSGLLSVAKAGYLPRFWQHTNKHGMGTHIMLFQALVVTALGLVYVVLPSVQAAYQILSQLTVILYLIMYMLMFGAAIYLRYTQPNRPRPYHIPGGDVGMWLVGGLGFLGSLMAFVFSFIPPDQISVGSPAVYVGILAGGAAVFFILPLVIYALRKPHWRDPASSFVPFTWELEHRHPGVQTQSSVPTAVLTEQAMASGAVGSGAGAGEGSGETAPGGAPSSDSSPASGTDKSTIRHRSGPAVGGSAAL; from the coding sequence ATGAGTGATTCCACTGCATCAACCGGATCGTCCGCATCAACCGGCTCGTCATCATCTGGTTCTTCCGCACCGGGTTCTTCGGACCAGGCACGGACGGCCAAGGCAAAGCAGACCGCCAAAATCACCATCGGCGCCCTGGCCGTCATGAACATTGTGGCCGTGGTGAGCCTGCGCGGTTTGCCCGCAGAGGCGGAGTACGGCCTCAGCTCCATTTTCTACTATGTGCTCGCGGCCGTGGTCTTCCTGATTCCGGTGTCGCTCGTCGCCGCCGAACTGGCCACAGGGTGGCCGGAACAGGGCGGCGTCTTCCGCTGGGTGGGTGAGGCGTTTGGCCCGCGCTGGGCCTTCGTGGCGATGTTCATGCTCTTCATCGAAGTCAGCATCTGGTTCCCGACCGTCCTCACCTTCGGCGCGGTGTCCCTGGCCTACACCGGCACCGACCAAAACCTGGATGCCCAGCTGTCGGGGAACAAGGCCTTTGTCCTGGCGGTGGTGCTGGTGGTCTACTGGCTGGCCACCTTCATTGCCTTCCGGGGGGCCGCCGCGTTCTCCAAAGTGGCCCAGTGGGGCGGCATCATCGGCACCATCATTCCGGCCGCTGTCCTGATCGTGCTGGGATTCTCGTATTACTTCGCGGGAAACACGCCCCAGATCAAGATGGGCTGGGGCGAACTCGTCCCTGACTTCTCCAACTTCTCCAACGTGGTGCTGGCCGCAAGCATTTTCCTGTTTTACGCCGGCATGGAAATGAACGCGATCCACGTCAAGGAAGTGAAGAACCCCACCCGTGACTATCCGCTCGCAGTGCTGATCGCCGCGCTGGGAACGGTGGTGATCTTCGTGCTGGGCACGCTGGCCATTGCCTTCGTGGTTCCGCAGGCGGACATCAACCTGACCCAATCACTTTTGACCTCCTACAACGACATGTTCGAGTGGGCAGGCATTGGCTGGGCAGGTCCAATCATTGCGGCCATGCTGCTGATCGGGGTGCTCGCCGGTGTGGTGACCTGGGTGGCCGGCCCGTCCAGCGGCCTCCTGTCCGTGGCCAAGGCGGGGTATCTGCCGCGGTTCTGGCAGCACACCAACAAGCACGGCATGGGAACCCACATCATGCTTTTCCAGGCACTGGTGGTCACGGCCCTGGGCCTGGTCTACGTGGTACTGCCCTCGGTGCAGGCCGCGTACCAGATCCTGAGCCAGCTCACCGTCATCCTGTACCTGATCATGTACATGCTGATGTTCGGCGCTGCCATTTACCTGCGCTACACGCAGCCCAACCGGCCCCGGCCGTACCACATACCCGGAGGGGACGTGGGCATGTGGCTGGTGGGAGGCCTCGGCTTCCTCGGCTCGCTGATGGCTTTTGTCTTCAGCTTCATCCCTCCGGACCAGATTTCCGTAGGATCGCCGGCCGTGTATGTAGGCATCCTGGCGGGCGGCGCAGCCGTGTTCTTCATCCTTCCGCTGGTGATCTATGCACTGCGCAAACCACACTGGCGGGACCCGGCCAGCAGCTTCGTTCCCTTTACGTGGGAGCTGGAGCACCGCCATCCCGGCGTCCAGACACAATCATCCGTGCCCACCGCGGTCCTGACCGAGCAGGCGATGGCTTCAGGCGCCGTCGGCTCGGGCGCCGGTGCCGGAGAAGGCTCCGGGGAAACCGCCCCGGGCGGTGCCCCGTCGTCGGATTCCTCCCCGGCGTCCGGCACCGACAAATCAACGATTCGCCACCGGTCCGGGCCGGCGGTAGGCGGGAGCGCAGCCCTATGA
- a CDS encoding AarF/ABC1/UbiB kinase family protein, giving the protein MKSHLDRYKQMAEILYRNGLGFLVSASGLDARLPFRRKAQPGDRPEHPNSTPEYLRKALEELGPTFIKLGQLLSTRQDLLPPRYQRELSKLQDNAEPVPWEQIHPVLQAALGEDVLSRFTRFDTTPLATASIGQVYGARLPGNADVVVKIRRPGVDEEVNEDLDILQGLAGYAGRHWEAARDYDVQGLMDEFAETLRSELDYTQEGRNARRFALNFEDNPAVDIPAVYDEFSTATVLTQQRLYGLKVTDTAALDAAGIDRKALAAAAADAEMKMVFDDGFFHADPHPGNIFVEQGGRIGLIDFGMVGEIDDKFRAQLSALFVAVLRKDPDRMASALTRMCVRTRRVDRLRLRLDLQQLIRLYEGRTLGNAPVGRIINSALGIIRSHHLQLPREMALLLRMLIMTEGMGEVLDPDFSMGNTLGPYARRMTVHELNPVAFVRRLGQAGAETLELGAELPDQLRRLLNTLDFEGLEVHLRAEELFPLVERLERVGNRMVAAIFAAAFIRGVGELALGDTDRWKSWQAPLMTAGLASTGALGGYLAWTARKQRIRNY; this is encoded by the coding sequence GTGAAGAGCCACCTTGACCGCTACAAGCAGATGGCGGAAATCCTGTACCGCAACGGACTGGGATTCCTGGTGTCCGCGTCCGGTCTGGACGCCCGGCTGCCCTTCCGGCGCAAGGCGCAGCCGGGGGACCGCCCGGAACACCCCAACAGCACGCCCGAGTACCTGCGCAAAGCACTGGAGGAACTAGGCCCAACCTTCATTAAGCTGGGCCAGCTGCTGTCGACCCGTCAGGACCTGCTGCCGCCCCGATACCAGCGGGAGTTGTCCAAGCTGCAGGATAACGCCGAACCCGTGCCCTGGGAGCAGATCCACCCCGTGCTCCAGGCGGCGCTGGGGGAGGATGTGCTGAGCCGGTTCACCCGCTTCGACACCACACCGCTGGCCACGGCATCGATCGGTCAGGTGTACGGGGCGAGGCTGCCGGGCAACGCCGATGTCGTGGTGAAAATCCGCCGTCCCGGAGTCGATGAGGAGGTTAATGAGGATCTTGACATCCTGCAGGGGCTGGCGGGGTATGCCGGCAGGCACTGGGAAGCGGCACGGGATTACGACGTTCAGGGACTGATGGACGAATTCGCCGAGACGCTCCGTTCCGAACTGGACTACACGCAGGAGGGCCGCAACGCCCGGAGGTTCGCACTGAATTTCGAGGACAACCCCGCCGTCGATATTCCGGCTGTATATGACGAGTTCAGCACGGCCACGGTCCTGACGCAGCAGCGGCTCTACGGGCTGAAGGTGACTGACACCGCCGCACTGGATGCCGCGGGAATTGACCGCAAGGCGCTCGCCGCCGCTGCGGCAGACGCCGAAATGAAGATGGTCTTCGACGACGGCTTTTTCCATGCCGACCCCCATCCGGGCAACATTTTCGTGGAGCAGGGCGGCAGGATCGGGCTCATCGACTTTGGCATGGTGGGGGAGATTGACGACAAATTCCGGGCCCAGCTTTCGGCACTCTTCGTCGCCGTCCTCCGCAAGGACCCGGACCGGATGGCATCGGCGCTGACGCGGATGTGCGTCAGGACCCGCCGCGTTGACCGGCTCCGGCTGCGCCTTGACCTGCAGCAGCTCATCCGCCTGTACGAGGGGCGAACCCTGGGAAACGCCCCGGTGGGCCGCATCATCAACAGCGCCCTTGGCATTATCCGCAGCCACCATCTGCAGCTGCCGCGGGAGATGGCCCTGCTGCTGCGCATGCTGATCATGACGGAAGGCATGGGGGAGGTGCTCGATCCGGACTTCAGCATGGGCAACACCCTGGGCCCGTATGCCCGGCGGATGACAGTGCACGAGCTGAATCCGGTGGCGTTTGTCCGGCGGCTGGGCCAAGCCGGTGCGGAAACGCTGGAGCTCGGTGCGGAGCTGCCGGACCAGCTGCGCCGGCTGCTCAACACGCTTGATTTTGAAGGACTCGAGGTGCACCTCAGGGCCGAGGAACTCTTCCCCCTGGTGGAGCGGCTTGAACGGGTGGGAAACCGGATGGTGGCGGCCATTTTCGCGGCAGCATTCATCCGCGGCGTCGGGGAGCTGGCGCTGGGTGACACCGACCGCTGGAAGAGCTGGCAGGCGCCGCTGATGACCGCGGGGCTGGCTTCGACGGGAGCCCTTGGCGGGTATCTCGCCTGGACCGCCCGCAAACAGCGCATCAGGAACTATTGA
- a CDS encoding SDR family NAD(P)-dependent oxidoreductase yields the protein MDLSLAGLTVLVTGGTTGIGRAVVEEFAREGANVSFCAERAYEVGVLEEQLAASSGRIEGSVVDVVHPGALARWVSGTAVIFGAVDIVVSAASAAALEDTEENWEASLAVDLMGTVRLVKAALPHLELSTAPCIVVVSSTSGREVDFAAGPYATAKTAVAGYMAGLAFRLAGRGIRANTVSAGNTYYPGSFWALLEEKDPATFEAAVARNPTGRMGTPAEVADVVTFVASPRASRITGANILVDGALSRAVQL from the coding sequence ATGGATCTGTCACTGGCCGGCCTGACGGTGCTGGTGACGGGCGGAACCACCGGGATCGGCCGTGCCGTGGTGGAGGAATTTGCCCGGGAGGGTGCCAACGTTTCGTTCTGCGCGGAAAGGGCCTATGAGGTTGGAGTCCTGGAGGAGCAGTTGGCTGCATCTTCGGGACGCATCGAAGGATCCGTGGTGGACGTGGTGCACCCCGGCGCGCTGGCCCGGTGGGTCAGCGGAACAGCCGTCATTTTTGGCGCCGTCGACATAGTGGTTTCCGCTGCCAGCGCCGCGGCGCTGGAGGATACCGAAGAAAATTGGGAGGCATCCCTCGCAGTGGACCTGATGGGAACGGTGCGGCTGGTCAAAGCCGCGCTTCCGCACCTGGAACTGAGCACCGCGCCGTGCATCGTTGTTGTTTCCAGCACCTCGGGCCGGGAAGTGGACTTCGCCGCCGGCCCGTACGCAACCGCCAAGACCGCAGTGGCCGGCTACATGGCGGGCCTTGCCTTCCGGCTTGCGGGAAGGGGGATCCGGGCCAACACGGTGAGTGCCGGCAACACCTATTACCCGGGCAGTTTTTGGGCCCTGCTGGAGGAGAAGGACCCGGCAACCTTCGAAGCAGCGGTGGCGAGGAACCCCACGGGGCGGATGGGCACCCCGGCCGAGGTCGCTGACGTTGTCACCTTTGTCGCCAGCCCCCGCGCGTCTCGAATCACCGGGGCCAACATCCTGGTGGATGGCGCACTCTCACGCGCCGTCCAGCTGTGA